The following coding sequences lie in one Peribacillus frigoritolerans genomic window:
- a CDS encoding TetR/AcrR family transcriptional regulator has translation MEKREVLASVKDERLVEKRRTQMIKGAVTLFKEKGFHRTTTREIAKAAGFSIGTLYEYIRTKEDILYLVCDFIYDEVQEKLQKEIDQSDGTLESLKLTIAYFYKVMDDMQDEVLVMYQEVKALTKDALPYVLNKELRMVGMFEKVITKCVENGELSLTAKQISLVSHNIFVQGQMWSFRRWALHKEYTLPEYVELQTQLLIQNISLQKNTELNSFQ, from the coding sequence ATGGAAAAAAGAGAGGTTCTTGCATCTGTAAAGGATGAACGGCTGGTTGAAAAAAGGCGTACACAAATGATTAAAGGAGCGGTGACCCTTTTTAAGGAAAAGGGATTTCATCGTACGACTACCAGGGAAATTGCCAAAGCGGCCGGCTTTAGTATTGGCACGTTATACGAGTATATCCGAACAAAGGAAGATATATTATATCTCGTTTGTGATTTTATCTACGATGAAGTCCAGGAAAAGCTTCAGAAAGAAATAGATCAGAGCGATGGGACACTTGAAAGCTTGAAGCTTACTATCGCCTATTTTTATAAAGTGATGGATGATATGCAGGACGAAGTGCTGGTCATGTATCAAGAGGTGAAAGCACTGACGAAAGATGCTTTACCTTATGTATTGAATAAAGAACTTCGGATGGTCGGCATGTTTGAAAAGGTGATAACGAAATGTGTTGAGAATGGGGAGCTATCATTGACGGCAAAACAAATAAGCCTTGTTTCTCATAATATTTTCGTTCAGGGACAGATGTGGAGTTTTAGAAGGTGGGCATTGCATAAAGAGTATACGCTTCCGGAATATGTTGAACTGCAGACGCAATTATTGATTCAAAATATATCGCTTCAGAAAAATACTGAGTTAAATTCGTTTCAATAA
- a CDS encoding (Fe-S)-binding protein: MNGLLWINLVAFLLVTAYAAGLFVYLIKTRIAYIKLGKKVEFDNRVKDRLVKIGVYVFGQKKLFKDKKSGIIHALLFYGFILVQFGALDFFVKGLRPGWHLPFGPVYPAFTFFQEIVTLTVLVAILWAAYRRYVEKLVRLKRDFKAGLVVIFITGIMITVLLGNGMGMIWHGHDATWSEPVASSIAFLFGWMGTTAATVVFYVAWWLHLLIILSFLVYIPQSKHAHLIAGPINVFLNRLDNPGKLKPVDLEEEILDKEGNQYYGAKYIEDLTQYQMVDLYACVECGRCTNMCPATGTGKMLSPMDIIIKMRDHLTNTGAAVTTKQPWVPSFVFGNTKGNKIALAGAAQGAQESAAATEAYSPSLIGEVITEEELWACTTCRNCEDQCPVMNEHVDKIIDMRRYLVLTEGRLDPDAQRAMTNIERQGNPWGLNRKEREDWRSLREDVLVPTVKELKKADEEFEYLFWVGSMGSYDNRSQKIALSFAKLLNEAGVKFAILGNKEKNSGDTPRRLGNEFVFQELAMKNIEEFQKNEIKKIVTIDPHAYNIFKNEYPDFGLEAEVYHHTELLAKLVSEGRLVPQYPVNETITFHDSCYLGRYNEVYSPPREILQSIAGVKLIEMERNREKGMCCGAGGGLMWMEEETGNRINVARTEQALAVSPTVISSGCPYCLTMLSDGTKAKEVEENVKTYDVAELLEKAVIGENKSIAS, from the coding sequence ATGAATGGTTTACTGTGGATCAACTTAGTTGCATTCCTGCTTGTAACCGCTTACGCCGCCGGTTTGTTTGTCTATTTGATAAAGACTCGTATTGCTTATATAAAACTTGGCAAAAAAGTGGAATTCGATAACCGTGTGAAAGATCGTCTTGTTAAAATAGGGGTTTATGTATTTGGACAGAAGAAGCTTTTTAAAGATAAAAAGAGCGGGATCATTCATGCCTTATTATTTTATGGTTTCATCTTAGTGCAATTTGGCGCACTTGACTTTTTTGTTAAAGGCTTAAGACCGGGGTGGCATTTACCGTTTGGCCCTGTTTATCCGGCCTTTACTTTCTTCCAGGAAATTGTGACGCTTACCGTTCTTGTTGCAATCCTATGGGCGGCATACCGTCGTTATGTCGAAAAGCTCGTTCGCTTGAAAAGGGATTTCAAGGCAGGTTTGGTTGTCATCTTCATCACCGGTATCATGATCACCGTATTGCTGGGGAATGGAATGGGAATGATCTGGCATGGACACGATGCAACCTGGTCAGAGCCAGTCGCATCGAGCATCGCATTTTTATTCGGCTGGATGGGAACAACAGCGGCAACCGTCGTTTTTTATGTAGCTTGGTGGCTGCATTTACTGATCATATTATCTTTCCTTGTTTATATCCCGCAATCTAAGCATGCTCACTTGATTGCCGGCCCGATAAATGTATTCCTTAATCGCCTGGACAATCCCGGAAAATTGAAACCGGTTGATTTGGAAGAAGAAATTCTCGACAAAGAAGGTAATCAATATTACGGTGCCAAATATATCGAGGACTTGACGCAATATCAAATGGTGGACCTCTATGCCTGTGTGGAGTGCGGTCGCTGTACGAATATGTGCCCGGCTACAGGTACCGGTAAAATGCTGTCACCGATGGATATCATAATCAAGATGCGTGACCATTTGACAAATACAGGCGCTGCCGTTACTACGAAGCAGCCATGGGTGCCATCTTTTGTTTTTGGGAATACGAAAGGAAATAAGATCGCTTTGGCTGGTGCCGCGCAGGGGGCGCAGGAATCAGCTGCAGCAACAGAAGCTTACAGTCCGAGCCTGATTGGCGAAGTCATTACGGAAGAAGAACTTTGGGCTTGTACCACATGCCGGAACTGTGAAGATCAATGCCCGGTAATGAATGAACATGTTGACAAGATCATCGATATGCGCCGATATCTAGTGTTGACGGAAGGCAGACTGGATCCTGATGCGCAACGTGCCATGACGAATATTGAGCGTCAAGGGAACCCGTGGGGACTGAACCGTAAAGAGAGAGAAGATTGGCGAAGCCTTCGGGAAGATGTCCTCGTCCCAACCGTGAAGGAACTAAAAAAGGCAGACGAAGAATTCGAGTATTTATTTTGGGTGGGTTCAATGGGGTCGTACGATAACCGAAGCCAGAAGATTGCCCTTTCCTTTGCTAAATTATTGAATGAAGCAGGCGTTAAATTTGCAATTCTCGGAAATAAGGAGAAAAACTCAGGGGATACTCCGCGTCGATTGGGTAATGAGTTTGTTTTCCAGGAACTTGCAATGAAAAATATAGAAGAATTCCAGAAGAATGAAATAAAGAAAATCGTTACGATCGATCCGCATGCTTACAATATCTTTAAGAATGAGTATCCGGATTTTGGCTTGGAAGCGGAAGTGTATCACCATACTGAATTGTTAGCCAAACTTGTCAGTGAAGGCAGGTTGGTCCCTCAGTATCCGGTGAATGAGACGATTACATTCCACGATTCCTGTTACTTGGGAAGGTACAATGAAGTTTACAGCCCGCCGCGTGAAATCTTGCAATCCATTGCTGGTGTGAAACTTATTGAAATGGAGCGTAACCGTGAAAAGGGTATGTGCTGTGGAGCTGGAGGCGGTTTGATGTGGATGGAAGAGGAAACAGGAAACCGTATTAATGTGGCCCGTACCGAACAAGCTCTGGCCGTCAGTCCAACAGTGATCAGTTCCGGATGTCCTTATTGCCTGACCATGCTATCCGATGGGACGAAAGCAAAAGAAGTTGAGGAAAATGTTAAAACGTATGATGTAGCAGAACTACTCGAAAAAGCGGTCATTGGTGAAAATAAATCGATTGCATCTTAA
- a CDS encoding acyl-CoA dehydrogenase: MDFKFTEEQEMMRKMVSAFAENEITPHIEAMETGVFPKTILQKMGELGLMGIPISEEYGGAGMDFMSYIIAINEISKVSPTLGVILSVHTSVGTNPIVYFGTEEQKRKYVPKLAAGKYLGAFCLTEQSSGSDAASLKSKAVAVKEDGKYRINGSKVFITNGGEADVFIVFASTDPQKGSKGISAFIVEKGTPGLIIGKDERKMGLHGSSTVQVTFEDMKVPAANLLGKEGEGFKIAMANLDAGRIGIAAQALGIAEGAMEHAVQYAKDRVQFGKPIAVQQGIGFKLAEMATSIEASRLLVYRAAFLRSQGLKCGKEAAMAKLFASRTAVDVAIEAVQVFGGYGYTTEYPVERYFRDAKVTEIYEGTSEIQRMVISKNL; encoded by the coding sequence ATGGATTTCAAGTTTACAGAAGAACAGGAAATGATGCGGAAAATGGTAAGCGCTTTTGCGGAGAATGAGATTACCCCTCATATCGAGGCAATGGAAACGGGCGTGTTTCCAAAAACGATTCTGCAAAAAATGGGTGAGCTTGGTTTGATGGGAATCCCGATTTCAGAAGAATACGGTGGCGCAGGTATGGACTTCATGTCTTATATCATCGCCATCAATGAAATTTCCAAAGTTAGTCCAACTCTCGGTGTTATATTGTCCGTTCATACTTCTGTTGGAACAAATCCAATCGTTTATTTTGGAACGGAAGAGCAGAAGCGAAAGTATGTGCCTAAGTTAGCCGCTGGTAAATATTTAGGTGCCTTTTGCTTGACTGAGCAAAGCTCAGGTTCCGATGCTGCGAGTTTGAAGTCGAAGGCAGTGGCAGTAAAGGAAGACGGAAAATATCGAATAAACGGGTCCAAGGTTTTTATCACCAATGGCGGGGAAGCGGATGTATTCATTGTTTTTGCTTCAACCGACCCTCAGAAGGGAAGCAAGGGAATCTCTGCTTTTATTGTAGAAAAAGGGACGCCAGGCTTAATCATCGGTAAAGATGAACGTAAAATGGGCCTTCATGGCTCGAGCACCGTACAGGTGACGTTCGAGGATATGAAAGTGCCTGCAGCCAATCTCCTTGGCAAAGAAGGGGAAGGCTTTAAGATCGCAATGGCCAACTTGGATGCTGGAAGGATAGGCATTGCTGCTCAAGCGCTGGGAATTGCAGAAGGCGCCATGGAACATGCTGTCCAATATGCAAAAGACAGAGTTCAATTCGGCAAACCTATTGCAGTGCAACAGGGGATTGGTTTCAAGCTTGCTGAAATGGCAACGAGTATAGAAGCTTCAAGGTTACTCGTCTATCGCGCCGCGTTTTTACGCTCACAGGGATTGAAGTGCGGTAAAGAGGCGGCAATGGCTAAGCTATTCGCTTCGAGGACGGCTGTTGATGTGGCGATAGAAGCAGTCCAGGTGTTCGGAGGCTATGGATACACGACGGAATATCCTGTCGAACGCTATTTCAGGGATGCAAAGGTAACTGAAATTTATGAGGGAACCAGCGAAATACAGAGAATGGTCATCAGTAAGAATCTATAA
- a CDS encoding acyl-CoA dehydrogenase, producing MQFKLTEEHEMIRKMVRDFAQNEVAPTAAERDEEERFDREIFDKMAELGLTGIPWPEEYGGIGSDYLAYCIAIEELSRVCASTGVTLSAHTSLAGWPIYKFGSEEQKQKYLRPMAQGEKIGAYGLTEPSSGSDAGGMRTTAKLVGDEYIISGSKIFITNGGIADTYVVFALTDPASKQKGTSAFIVEKDFPGFSVGKKEKKLGIRSSPTTEIIFDECRVPKENLLGKEGEGFKIAMMTLDGGRNGIAAQAVGIAQGALDAAVDYAKERVQFGKPISAQQGIGFKLADMATGVEASRLLTYQAAWLESAGLPYGKESAMSKLFAGDTAMKVATEAVQVFGGYGYTKDYPVERYMRDAKITQIYEGTQEIQKLVISRMITK from the coding sequence ATGCAATTTAAGCTAACGGAAGAGCATGAAATGATCAGGAAAATGGTGCGCGATTTTGCCCAGAATGAAGTGGCTCCGACAGCTGCCGAGAGGGATGAAGAAGAACGATTTGACCGTGAGATCTTCGATAAAATGGCTGAACTGGGATTGACTGGGATTCCGTGGCCTGAGGAATACGGCGGAATTGGAAGTGATTATTTAGCGTATTGCATAGCGATTGAGGAACTTTCCCGCGTTTGCGCTTCCACTGGGGTGACTTTATCAGCCCATACTTCCCTTGCAGGATGGCCAATATATAAGTTTGGATCTGAAGAGCAAAAACAAAAATACCTTCGCCCGATGGCACAGGGTGAAAAAATCGGTGCATATGGGCTGACCGAGCCTAGCTCAGGCTCTGACGCAGGCGGTATGAGAACGACTGCAAAGCTTGTAGGTGATGAATATATTATCAGCGGTTCAAAAATCTTCATTACGAACGGCGGGATTGCGGATACATATGTCGTCTTTGCATTGACGGATCCAGCATCCAAACAAAAAGGAACGAGTGCATTTATCGTTGAAAAGGACTTCCCGGGTTTTAGTGTCGGCAAAAAAGAGAAGAAGCTTGGAATCCGTTCATCACCGACCACAGAAATCATTTTTGATGAATGCCGAGTGCCTAAAGAAAATCTTCTTGGAAAAGAAGGAGAGGGCTTTAAGATAGCGATGATGACGCTTGATGGCGGCCGTAATGGGATTGCAGCCCAGGCAGTGGGCATAGCCCAAGGAGCATTGGATGCCGCAGTTGATTATGCAAAAGAGCGCGTCCAATTCGGGAAGCCGATTTCTGCACAGCAAGGAATCGGTTTTAAGTTGGCGGATATGGCAACGGGTGTTGAAGCTTCAAGGCTATTAACCTATCAGGCTGCCTGGTTGGAATCGGCGGGCCTTCCTTATGGAAAAGAGTCAGCCATGTCCAAACTTTTTGCTGGAGATACAGCCATGAAAGTGGCGACAGAAGCCGTGCAGGTCTTTGGAGGTTATGGATATACAAAGGATTATCCTGTAGAACGGTATATGCGTGATGCGAAAATCACCCAAATCTATGAAGGTACACAGGAAATTCAAAAGCTGGTCATCTCACGGATGATTACTAAATAG
- a CDS encoding 3-hydroxybutyryl-CoA dehydrogenase: MGIQKVMVIGAGQMGSGIAQVCAMSGYEVLLHDLKDEYVEKGLGTITKNLSRQVEKGKMESEEKDIILSRLTSSTDLKNAAAVDLVIEAAVENMEIKTKIFADLDEITPQHVILASNTSSLPITEIAAATKRPDKVIGMHFMNPVPVMKLVEIIRGLATADEVYKEVEEMAESLNKVPVEVNDFPGFVANRILMPMINEAIYTLYEGVATKEAIDDVMKLGMNHPMGPLTLADFIGLDTCLYIMETLHQGLGDDKYRPCPLLRKYVKAGWLGKKSGRGFYEYN; encoded by the coding sequence ATGGGCATTCAAAAAGTGATGGTCATTGGTGCTGGACAGATGGGTTCTGGCATTGCCCAGGTCTGTGCAATGAGCGGTTATGAAGTTCTTTTACATGATTTAAAAGATGAATATGTAGAAAAGGGGTTAGGGACAATTACCAAGAACCTTTCCCGGCAGGTTGAAAAAGGAAAAATGGAATCCGAGGAGAAGGATATAATCCTTTCCCGGTTGACTTCCTCGACGGATTTGAAAAATGCGGCTGCGGTGGATTTAGTGATTGAAGCGGCAGTGGAAAATATGGAGATAAAAACAAAAATTTTCGCCGATTTGGATGAAATCACGCCACAACACGTCATTCTTGCATCCAATACTTCTTCACTTCCGATTACAGAGATAGCCGCGGCAACGAAAAGGCCGGATAAGGTAATTGGCATGCATTTTATGAACCCAGTGCCAGTCATGAAGCTGGTTGAGATCATTCGCGGCCTTGCTACAGCGGATGAAGTTTATAAAGAAGTTGAAGAGATGGCTGAATCCTTAAACAAGGTACCGGTGGAAGTCAATGATTTCCCGGGTTTTGTAGCGAATCGGATTTTGATGCCGATGATCAATGAGGCCATTTATACCCTTTATGAGGGCGTCGCCACTAAAGAGGCGATTGACGACGTGATGAAGCTGGGAATGAACCATCCGATGGGCCCGCTTACGCTAGCTGACTTCATTGGACTAGACACATGCCTGTATATAATGGAAACCCTTCACCAAGGGCTCGGAGACGATAAATACAGACCGTGTCCGCTGTTAAGGAAATATGTAAAAGCTGGATGGCTAGGAAAGAAATCAGGACGGGGCTTTTACGAATATAACTAA
- the icmF gene encoding fused isobutyryl-CoA mutase/GTPase IcmF codes for MGTVEVYKPKNHIRFVTASSLFDGHDASINIMRRILQSSGAEVIHLGHNRSVEEIVNAAIQEDVQGIAMSSYQGGHVEYFKYMYDLLKEKGAGHIRIFAGGGGVIIPREIKELHDYGIARIFSPDEGREYGLQGMINVLMEECDFSTVKPSLQERFDELIAGGTNAIAQFITFAENRLDASQESAAAVESLFEQIKTSEKKVPVLGITGTGGAGKSSLTDELIRRFINEIPDERVAILSVDPTKQKTGGALLGDRIRMNSIFSERVYMRSLATRHSKSELSLAIKDAISVVKAAGFDLIIVETSGIGQGDAEIAEICDVSMYVMTSEFGAPSQLEKIDMIDYADLIVINKYERKGSEDAKNQVQKQYQRSRTLFDQDPSEMPVYGTIASQFNDPGTNALFAALIEKLNEKSGTGWSTAFSKEADVYKQNVIIPTDRRYYLREISDTVRSYHKRAAEQVRIARRLFQLEGAIDAIKENDNNEDMVASLEKLKKETASNLSPESKKILSGWMELKEKYAGEQFVTKVRDKEIVTKLKTKSLSGLMIPRVSLPKYVDYGEILGWVFRENVPGFFPYTAGVFPFKREGEDPKRQFAGEGSPDRTNRRFHYLSKDDNAKRLSTAFDSVTLYGEDPDHRPDIYGKVGESGVSICTLDDMKKLYAGFDLCHPSTSVSMTINGPAPIILAMYMNTAVDQQIQRKEEELGRPLTDAEAEEVQAYTLQTVRGTVQADILKEDQGQNTCIFSTEFALRLMGDIQAYFIDRKVRNYYSVSISGYHIAEAGANPISQLAFTLANGFTYIEYYLSRGMNIDDFAPNLSFFFSNGLDPEYTVIGRVARRIWATVMRDKYGANDRSQKLKYHIQTSGRSLHAQEIDFNDIRTTLQALMALQDNCNSLHTNAYDEAITTPTEESVRRAMAIQMIITKEHGLSKNENPMQGAFIVEELTDLVEEAVLQEFDRINDRGGVLGAMETQYQRGKIQDESMHYEMKKHTGELPIIGVNTYLNPNPPSEEAVNSMEIARATKEEKEGQIINLRAFQERNKEFTDEALTKLKLAAMNGENIFAELMNCVKVASLGQITRALYDVGGQYRRNM; via the coding sequence ATGGGTACAGTTGAGGTGTATAAACCGAAGAACCATATTAGATTCGTTACTGCTTCGAGTTTATTCGATGGACATGATGCATCTATCAATATTATGAGGAGAATCCTTCAGTCCAGCGGTGCAGAAGTCATTCATCTAGGTCATAATCGTTCGGTGGAAGAGATCGTGAATGCGGCCATCCAGGAAGATGTTCAAGGCATAGCCATGTCATCATACCAAGGCGGACATGTGGAATATTTTAAATATATGTATGACCTGCTGAAGGAAAAGGGAGCCGGGCACATTCGTATTTTTGCCGGCGGCGGCGGGGTCATCATCCCAAGGGAAATTAAAGAACTCCATGATTATGGGATTGCCCGAATCTTTTCTCCTGATGAAGGGCGGGAATATGGGCTTCAAGGAATGATAAACGTATTGATGGAGGAGTGTGATTTCTCGACAGTCAAACCATCTTTACAGGAACGTTTTGATGAATTGATTGCTGGGGGAACAAATGCCATTGCCCAATTCATTACCTTTGCCGAAAACAGACTCGATGCTTCACAGGAATCAGCGGCAGCGGTGGAGAGTCTTTTTGAGCAGATCAAGACTTCCGAAAAGAAGGTTCCTGTTCTAGGGATTACAGGGACTGGCGGTGCTGGAAAAAGTTCATTGACTGATGAATTGATACGAAGGTTCATTAACGAGATTCCAGACGAGAGAGTCGCCATTTTATCTGTAGACCCGACCAAACAGAAAACGGGCGGTGCCCTGCTTGGTGACAGGATTAGAATGAACTCGATTTTTTCAGAGCGTGTTTATATGCGGAGCCTGGCCACGCGCCATTCAAAAAGTGAGTTGTCTTTGGCGATAAAAGATGCCATTTCAGTCGTGAAGGCAGCTGGCTTCGATTTAATCATCGTTGAAACAAGCGGAATTGGTCAGGGAGATGCAGAAATTGCCGAGATATGCGATGTATCCATGTATGTAATGACGAGTGAATTCGGTGCACCTTCGCAACTTGAAAAGATCGATATGATTGATTATGCAGACTTGATAGTCATTAACAAATACGAGCGCAAAGGCTCAGAGGATGCAAAAAACCAGGTTCAAAAGCAATACCAAAGAAGCCGTACACTATTTGATCAAGATCCGTCTGAAATGCCAGTATACGGTACCATCGCTTCCCAATTCAATGACCCAGGCACCAATGCATTGTTCGCTGCACTGATTGAAAAGCTTAATGAAAAATCAGGGACGGGGTGGAGTACCGCCTTTTCGAAAGAAGCCGATGTTTACAAGCAAAATGTCATCATCCCTACTGACCGTCGGTATTATTTACGTGAAATCAGTGATACGGTCAGATCTTATCATAAGCGTGCGGCTGAACAAGTACGTATTGCCCGCAGGCTTTTCCAGCTTGAAGGAGCAATTGATGCAATTAAGGAAAATGATAACAACGAAGATATGGTGGCTTCTTTAGAAAAACTGAAAAAGGAAACCGCTTCGAATTTATCACCTGAATCTAAAAAAATACTTTCTGGATGGATGGAATTAAAAGAAAAGTATGCAGGAGAGCAGTTTGTAACGAAAGTCAGGGATAAAGAAATCGTCACAAAGCTGAAAACTAAAAGTTTATCAGGTTTAATGATTCCGAGAGTGTCACTGCCTAAATATGTGGATTATGGAGAGATCTTAGGATGGGTATTCCGAGAGAACGTTCCGGGCTTCTTTCCTTACACAGCGGGAGTCTTTCCATTCAAGCGTGAAGGAGAGGACCCGAAGCGGCAATTTGCCGGTGAAGGATCACCCGACCGAACCAACAGGCGTTTTCATTATTTGTCAAAGGATGATAATGCTAAACGGCTAAGTACGGCTTTCGATTCGGTAACTTTATATGGCGAGGATCCCGATCACCGGCCTGATATCTATGGAAAGGTAGGGGAAAGCGGAGTCAGCATCTGTACGTTGGATGACATGAAAAAGCTGTATGCAGGCTTTGACCTTTGCCACCCCTCAACCTCTGTATCGATGACCATCAATGGACCGGCACCAATCATTTTGGCCATGTATATGAATACGGCAGTCGATCAGCAGATTCAACGGAAAGAAGAAGAGTTAGGCCGTCCCCTTACGGATGCAGAAGCTGAAGAAGTGCAGGCTTATACCCTTCAAACGGTACGCGGAACTGTTCAAGCGGATATTCTGAAAGAGGACCAAGGCCAGAATACATGCATCTTCTCTACGGAATTTGCTTTAAGGTTAATGGGGGACATTCAAGCATATTTCATCGATCGAAAAGTCAGGAACTACTACTCTGTATCCATTTCCGGCTATCACATTGCAGAAGCGGGTGCCAATCCCATTTCACAGCTTGCTTTTACATTAGCGAATGGCTTTACTTACATCGAATATTATTTAAGTCGCGGAATGAATATTGATGACTTTGCCCCGAATTTGTCGTTCTTCTTCTCAAATGGGCTCGACCCGGAATATACGGTTATCGGGAGGGTGGCAAGAAGGATTTGGGCTACGGTCATGCGGGATAAATATGGTGCGAACGACCGCAGCCAGAAGCTCAAATACCATATACAGACTTCCGGGCGCTCCCTTCATGCGCAAGAAATTGATTTCAATGATATCAGAACGACACTTCAGGCTTTAATGGCGCTACAGGACAACTGTAATTCCCTGCATACTAATGCGTACGATGAAGCCATCACGACGCCTACTGAAGAATCCGTGCGCCGGGCAATGGCCATACAAATGATCATTACAAAGGAGCATGGGCTCTCAAAAAATGAAAACCCGATGCAAGGAGCCTTCATCGTAGAGGAATTGACGGATCTCGTTGAAGAGGCCGTACTGCAAGAGTTCGATCGCATCAATGATCGAGGCGGTGTGCTGGGTGCAATGGAGACGCAGTATCAGCGCGGGAAAATCCAGGATGAATCGATGCATTACGAAATGAAAAAGCATACGGGAGAATTGCCGATCATTGGCGTCAATACGTATTTGAATCCAAATCCTCCTTCCGAAGAAGCGGTGAACAGCATGGAAATTGCCCGTGCAACAAAGGAAGAAAAGGAAGGGCAAATCATAAATCTCCGGGCATTCCAGGAAAG
- a CDS encoding acetyl-CoA C-acetyltransferase, translating into MAKTVIISGVRTPFGKFGGGLSSLTASQLGGIAIKEALVRAGIEGSQVDEVIMGNVLQAGQGQIPSRQAARHAGMPWEVKTETINKVCASGLRSVTLADQIIRLGEEEIIVAGGMESMSNAPYILPKARWGLRMGDGELKDTMISDGLSCSFTGVHMGTYGNSTAEDLEITREEQDSWAYESHQKAIKAIDGGILAEEIISVQVPVRKGEPITVEHDEAPRKDTSAGKLAKLGPAFNNDGTITAGNAPGVNDGAGALVLMSEERAEKEGKTPFAYILAHAEVAVEAKDFPKTPGLVINELLKKTGKSIEEIDLFEVNEAFAAVALASGKIANIEPGKVNVNGGAVALGHPIGASGARIIITLMHELKRRGGGLGIAAICSGGGQGDAILIEVPKQG; encoded by the coding sequence ATGGCGAAAACAGTGATTATTAGCGGTGTGAGAACACCTTTTGGTAAATTTGGCGGTGGCCTTAGCAGTTTGACAGCATCACAACTTGGTGGAATAGCAATCAAAGAGGCACTTGTCCGGGCAGGGATTGAAGGCAGCCAAGTAGATGAGGTCATCATGGGGAATGTGCTACAGGCGGGCCAAGGCCAAATACCTTCCCGCCAGGCAGCCCGTCATGCTGGAATGCCATGGGAAGTGAAAACGGAAACCATTAATAAAGTATGCGCATCAGGACTTCGCAGTGTGACATTGGCTGATCAGATCATTCGCTTAGGTGAAGAAGAAATCATTGTTGCCGGCGGAATGGAATCGATGAGCAATGCTCCTTATATCCTTCCGAAAGCAAGGTGGGGATTAAGGATGGGTGATGGAGAGCTGAAGGATACGATGATTTCGGATGGACTTAGCTGCAGCTTTACGGGCGTGCATATGGGGACTTATGGAAACAGTACTGCCGAGGATCTTGAAATCACCCGTGAGGAACAAGATAGCTGGGCTTACGAGAGTCATCAAAAAGCGATAAAAGCAATCGATGGCGGTATCCTTGCAGAAGAAATCATTTCCGTACAGGTGCCGGTGCGGAAAGGCGAACCAATTACCGTTGAACATGATGAAGCCCCAAGAAAAGATACATCTGCCGGGAAGTTAGCTAAATTAGGTCCAGCTTTCAATAATGATGGGACCATTACGGCAGGTAATGCACCAGGTGTCAATGATGGGGCAGGTGCACTCGTATTGATGAGTGAGGAACGTGCGGAAAAGGAAGGGAAGACGCCTTTTGCCTATATTTTAGCTCATGCAGAAGTGGCAGTGGAAGCAAAGGACTTTCCTAAAACGCCAGGTTTGGTCATAAATGAACTCCTGAAGAAGACAGGTAAATCGATAGAGGAAATTGATTTGTTTGAAGTGAACGAAGCATTTGCTGCGGTTGCGCTGGCCAGTGGGAAAATTGCCAACATCGAGCCGGGAAAAGTGAATGTAAACGGAGGGGCTGTAGCATTAGGTCACCCGATCGGGGCGAGTGGTGCCCGCATCATCATTACGCTGATGCATGAATTGAAACGCCGCGGAGGGGGATTGGGCATCGCAGCGATCTGCAGTGGCGGCGGTCAGGGAGATGCCATTTTAATTGAAGTGCCTAAGCAAGGATAA